Proteins found in one Exiguobacterium sp. 9-2 genomic segment:
- a CDS encoding DUF3397 family protein — protein sequence MTVFIIFPLFSLLALYLIFLLLFRKHGKAVRFALDVGTFIVLYAIHVALIALTGTNYLGWIVIVVLVVFALNALWQRIRQLDVDLRQMIRHSWRIIILLALPVHFVLFVLGIRQLFIS from the coding sequence GTGACGGTCTTCATCATTTTTCCTTTATTCAGCCTACTTGCGTTGTATCTCATCTTTTTACTTCTGTTTCGAAAACACGGGAAGGCAGTCCGATTCGCACTCGACGTTGGGACATTCATTGTTCTATATGCCATTCATGTCGCATTGATTGCCTTGACCGGAACAAATTACTTAGGATGGATCGTCATCGTCGTGTTGGTAGTGTTTGCGTTGAACGCGCTCTGGCAACGGATTCGGCAACTTGATGTCGATTTAAGACAAATGATTCGGCACAGTTGGCGGATCATCATCTTGCTAGCGTTACCCGTTCATTTCGTGTTGTTCGTGCTCGGTATACGTCAACTGTTCATCAGCTGA